The Agrobacterium larrymoorei sequence GCCCTGTCGTATTCGTCACGTTTTAGAAATGCATATAAATATCAGTAATTTAATCTGTCACAAATCTTTCACCGAAGTGACATAAAAGGGTGTGGCAAGACTGGTTATGAAGAGGCCGCCGGGACAGCCCAGACGGGCTTAAGGATCAAGCCTCTTGCCGGCACAGTTCACGAAAGCCCGAAAAAGGGCCCCACGACGGGAGAGTCATAATGAACTTCTTTAAATTGTCTGCAGCAGCTCTGGTGGCGTCCGTTGCCTTCGCGGGTGCCGCTTCTGCTCGCGACCAGATCCAGGTTGCTGGTTCCTCCACGGTTCTGCCTTACGCAAAGATCGTTGCTGAAAGCTTCGCCGAAGCTTTCCCGAACTTCAAGGCACCGGTTGTTGAGTCCGGCGGCACGGGTGGTGGTCTGAAGGCATTCTGCTCCGGCGTGGGCGAAGGCACGATCGACATTGCCAATGCATCGCGCAAGATCAAGGCTGACGAGCTGGCAGCCTGCAAGTCCGCTGGCGTTGCTGACGTTCAGGAAGTGAAGATCGGTTACGACGGTATCGTCTTCGCCATGGACAAGTCCAACAAGGACGTCAAGTTCGAGCCGAAGGACCTGTACCTCGCTCTCGCCGCTGAAGTCGTCAAGGATGGCAAGCTGGTTGCCAACCCATACACAAAGTGGTCCGAAATCAACAAGGAACTGCCTGACGTAGAGATCGCTGCCTATATCCCTGGCTCCAAGCACGGCACGCGCGAAGTCTTCGAAGAGAAGATCATGGCTGACGGCTGCAAGGAAGCTGGCGCGACGGACGTGATCAAGGGTCTGGTTTCCGACGCCAAGCAGGCTGCTGCCAAGTGCGTTGCCATCCGTAAGGACGGCAAGGCTGTCGATATCGACGGCGACTACACCGAGACGCTCGCTCGTATCGATGCCAACAAGTCCGGCGTCGGCGTCTTCGGCCTCGCTTTCTACGACAACAACAAGGACAAGCTGAAGGTCGCGACCGTCGGTGGCGTTGTTCCGTCCACCGAAACCGTTGCTTCCGGCAAGTACCCTGTCTCGCGTCCGCTGTTCTTCTACGTTAAGAAGGCTCACCTGGGTGTCATCCCTGGCCTGAAGGAATATGTCGAATTCTTCACCTCTGACGAGATGATCGGCCCTGACTCTCCGCTCGCCAATTACGGCCTGGTTGCTGCCCCTGACGCAGAGCGCAAGGAAATCCGCGCTCAGTTCGAAGCCGGCAAGACCCTCTAATATATCCTGGGAAGCGCGGTGGCATAACGCTGCGCTTCCCATCTCTTCTGTTGGCAAGGTCGGTTTGCGGCCATTGCTCAGTCCGGAAGGGTTGACAGTTCCTATTTATCGTAACACCAAGCCGCCGATAAATATGATCTATCAACCCGGAATGCGTGAACTGAATGCAGATCCGGCATCGTGCGGTGATCAGCCGCAGGTGCTGCGCTCTTGGTGAAATGATGCCGCATCGTGCCGCGTGGTGCGCCGAGGAAACTCTCCATGAACACATCCATCCTTTTGCTCATATTGGCACTGATCGGCATATCCAGCTATGTGCTGGGTAAGCGCCGTGCCGCAGTGCTGGCGGGCGCACGTCCCTCCAACATGCATTCCCGCTCTGGTTATCACGGTTCCTACGTCCTCATCTGGGCGCTTATTCCTTCCGCGCTGATCCTGGCGGCGTGGCTGATCATCAGCCCGATCATCGTCAACTCCGCGGTGCATGAAAGCTTCCCGGATGACATCAAGGCACAGCCGGAAGCCCAGCAGAGCCTCACCTATGGCATGGTCGTTTCCATTGCCCGCGGCCTTACCCAGGTTTCGCCGCAGGAATATGACGCGCTGAAAGCCGATCCCGCGACGGCACGCGCGGTCCTCGCCTCTAAAGGTGTGGCCATCGCCGGCGATCCGCAGCCCTTCATGATCGAGTCTGCAGAAAAGCTCAATAACATGTCGGCGGTCAGCCGTATCGCCATGGTGTTCGTAGTGCTTGCCACGGCCATCGCTGGGGCCTTCCGGGCGCTCCGCGGCCTGGCACCGCGCTTTCGTGCCCGTAATAAGGTGGAGAAGGTCATTCTCGGCGCGCTCGTTCTTGCATCGTCGATCGCGATCTTGACCACGATCGGCATCGTTATGTCGATGCTGACGGAAGCCACGCAGTTTTTCCGGATGGTTCCGGCGCATCAGTTCTTCTTCGGCACGGTGTGGGATCCGCGTTTTGCTGCGGCTGGTTCGACAGACAGCTCCGGTCAGTTCGGCCTCATTCCGCTCTTGGCGGGTACGCTCTATATTGGCTTCGTCGCCATGCTGGTCGCGGTACCGGTCGGTCTGTTCTCGGCGATATACATGGCCGAATATGCAAGCCCCCGTTTGCGCTCGATTGCCAAGCCGCTGCTGGAAGTGCTCGCCGGTATCCCGACCATCGTCTACGGCTTCTTTGCGCTGACGACTGTGGGGCCGTTCCTGCGTGACATCTCTGCCCAGATCAATGGTCTGGCAACCGGCGACTATGCCAGCTTCATCCAGGCGCAGAGCGTCATCACCGCCGGCTTCGTCATGGGCATCATGCTGATCCCATACGTCTCCTCGCTGTCGGATGATATTATCACCGCTGTGCCGCGTTCGCTTCGGGACGGATCGCTTGGTCTCGGCGCCACGCGCTCCGAGACGGTCAAGAAGGTCATTCTTCC is a genomic window containing:
- a CDS encoding substrate-binding domain-containing protein; this translates as MNFFKLSAAALVASVAFAGAASARDQIQVAGSSTVLPYAKIVAESFAEAFPNFKAPVVESGGTGGGLKAFCSGVGEGTIDIANASRKIKADELAACKSAGVADVQEVKIGYDGIVFAMDKSNKDVKFEPKDLYLALAAEVVKDGKLVANPYTKWSEINKELPDVEIAAYIPGSKHGTREVFEEKIMADGCKEAGATDVIKGLVSDAKQAAAKCVAIRKDGKAVDIDGDYTETLARIDANKSGVGVFGLAFYDNNKDKLKVATVGGVVPSTETVASGKYPVSRPLFFYVKKAHLGVIPGLKEYVEFFTSDEMIGPDSPLANYGLVAAPDAERKEIRAQFEAGKTL
- the pstC gene encoding phosphate ABC transporter permease subunit PstC, with product MNTSILLLILALIGISSYVLGKRRAAVLAGARPSNMHSRSGYHGSYVLIWALIPSALILAAWLIISPIIVNSAVHESFPDDIKAQPEAQQSLTYGMVVSIARGLTQVSPQEYDALKADPATARAVLASKGVAIAGDPQPFMIESAEKLNNMSAVSRIAMVFVVLATAIAGAFRALRGLAPRFRARNKVEKVILGALVLASSIAILTTIGIVMSMLTEATQFFRMVPAHQFFFGTVWDPRFAAAGSTDSSGQFGLIPLLAGTLYIGFVAMLVAVPVGLFSAIYMAEYASPRLRSIAKPLLEVLAGIPTIVYGFFALTTVGPFLRDISAQINGLATGDYASFIQAQSVITAGFVMGIMLIPYVSSLSDDIITAVPRSLRDGSLGLGATRSETVKKVILPAALPGIVGAILMTASRAIGETMIVVLAAGVAARLQLNPFEPMTTVTVKIVSQLTGDLEFTSPQTLVAFALGITLFAITLCLNIYALYIVRKYREQYE